In the genome of Deltaproteobacteria bacterium, the window ACCGACAGTCATGGGGAAATTGTCAATGTATCGGCAAGGAAATTCAGCGCATTGGTGACATCCGGTGTAGCCCTTTTCCCTGGTGCATTCCCTGATCTCACACTGCCGGCAATGCATAAACTGCTCATCCGACAAACAGCCACGACACTTTATATCTTCTACGGAAAGGGTTTCACTATTGGGAAGAATGCCTTTTCCCCCAGGGACTTCTCCCTTATAAAGATCCACTAACCGCTCCTTGAATTTGAGATTATTATCACGGTGGGCCATATAAATGGCACAGACTCCGCAATAAAGGCCGCAGGGAGCAATAAAATCCGGATTTATCGTCATAATTCCAATCCTTTCCGATAGCTTATCTTCTTATACTACAAATGGTTCATTTTGCCAATCAGCCGCGTATATTTTTGCATGGCCATGATTAACCCTATGCCCCGATGATAACTACATGCGCCTCCGGGTATTGATCCCGATCCAATAGAATGCACTTACACCCATTCTCCTTCAGTATCCTCAAGTACTCTTCGGCCAGGGAACTGTAGTAGAAATCCTGGCCGCACATCTGTCCGGTTATCTCCCCATCTACACCCCATTCTTTCAGATGAAATTCGAAAAAAGCAGGAGCAGGCTGCCAAGGGGTTCATTATAAGGAAAATATTCCAGAATGGAAATAACTGATTTCAGGTATGGAAATCTTGCCTTAAATTTGGCAGGATAATTAAGAAAAGGGGAAAGAGTGACAGGCTCGTAAAAAGTCTGAGAGAGCCCATTTCCGTCATTCCCGTGTAAACGGAAATTAAGTGTTTTCAATTTGTTACCTATGGTCTGGATTCCCGCCTGCGCCCTCCCCTCCGGCCTGGAAGCCCTATGGGCTGGAAGCGGGGGGTAGTCCCCAACAGGACGGAATCGGGAATGACGAGTTTTTACATAAGCATGAAGAGTTGGACTTACCCCTTTTCAAAACATCTGTTTATCAGCCGTTTTACCGTCGAGACCCACCTGAAAAACATTTTCGACAAGGCCGGGATCAGGCACCGGTCGGGACTGGCCAACCTGCTCCAATCCATTTAACCCTGATTCCACCTGCCAGTCTGAAACAAAGCTCCATTGTCGGCCCCTCCATCATAAGGTGACGAACAAACAAAAGGATTGGGAATCTCAAGTAGCGGCAAAGATGCTGCAGACCCTCGGTGGATCAAAGCCGTCGTAATCGGAGACAACATTTATTCGTGGGGCGATCTCCGTACCCAGAACAAGGGCAGCGAGAAATTAGGGCCTGAATCTTCCTGGCAGACAGCGGCAAAAAACATTCTTCCTATTTAACAAATTTTCTTAACATTAAGGAAATAATTGTATATATTTTCCTCATTATGAAGAAAGATACGAATGTGATTTTATCACTAAAGAAGGCTCCAAGGTTTCTGAAGCCATCCAGGTTTACTATACCTTGACGGATGGAAAAACCAAAAAGCGGGAAGTTCGGGGCCTGGTAGATGCCTGCAGAGCCTTTGGGCTGAACTCCGGCGTTATTATAACCAACGATGCCCCGGAAACCTTTACGATCGAAAGGATAAAAATAACCAACATCCCCCTTTCTCTCTGGTTGTTAACCGACGCGCCTTGAAAATAAATATCCTGACACCTGTTTTCCGGTCATTACTTCATCCCGGGCAGTAACCGGGAGCCCGTAAATCGGCTTAATTCCCCGCAACCCAGGCCCAACCAACCCAATCAGCATGGTCGCCCTATTAGAGCAAAGGAAGTTTTCTTTTTTTTAAAATATATCTTCTAAGCCCCCCTGCTCTATCAGAGACCAAGATTCCGGGCTACTTTTTCCAGATGGTAATCCGCGTCTCCGAATGAGGCGGCGGCGGCTTTGGCCTTCCGGGTGTATAGATGCAGATCATGTTCGTCACAAAAAGAGATGGCCCCATGGATCTGATGGGCCAGGCGGGTCACCAGGCCGGAAGCCTGACTGACATAGGCCTTGGCCATGGAAGCCTCTTTTTCGGCAGGCAGCTCCTGGGCCAGCTTCCAGGCGGCTTGATAAGTCAGATAACGGGCGCTGTCCATGGCCACGGCCATATTGGCCAAATGATGCTGAATGGCCTGAAAGGCGCCGATGGGGCGACCGAACTGTTCCCGCTCTTTGGCGTAGGCCAACGATAGTTCGAAAGCCTGCCCGATGAC includes:
- a CDS encoding DUF3795 domain-containing protein, producing MTINPDFIAPCGLYCGVCAIYMAHRDNNLKFKERLVDLYKGEVPGGKGILPNSETLSVEDIKCRGCLSDEQFMHCRQCEIRECTREKGYTGCHQCAEFPCRYIDNFPMTVG